One window from the genome of Oryctolagus cuniculus chromosome 1, mOryCun1.1, whole genome shotgun sequence encodes:
- the RCN1 gene encoding reticulocalbin-1, translating into MARGRRLGLALGLLLALALAPRTLRAKPTVRKERVVRPDSELGERPPEDNQSFQYDHEAFLGKEDSKTFDQLTPDESKERLGKIVDRIDSDGDGFVTTEELKVWIKRVQKRYIYDNVAKVWKDYDRDKDDRISWEEYKQATYGYYLGNPAEFSDTSDHHTFKKMLPRDERRFKAADLDGDLTATREEFTAFLHPEEFEHMKEIVVLETLEDIDKNGDGFVDQDEYIADMFSHEENGPEPDWVLSEREQFDEFRDLNKDGKLDKDEIRHWILPQDYDHAQAEARHLVYESDKNKDEKLTKEEILENWNMFVGSQATNYGEDLTKNHDEL; encoded by the exons ATGGCGCGCGGCCGCCGCCTGGGGCTcgccctggggctgctgctggcgctggcgctggcgcCGCGGACGCTGCGGGCCAAGCCCACGGTGCGCAAGGAGCGCGTGGTGCGGCCCGACTCGGAGCTGGGCGAGCGGCCGCCCGAGGACAACCAGAGCTTCCAGTACGACCACGAGGCCTTCCTGGGCAAGGAGGATTCCAAAACCTTCGATCAGCTCACGCCGGACGAGAGCAAGGAGAGGCTGGG GAAGATTGTCGATCGAATCGACAGTGACGGGGATGGCTTTGTCACCACCGAGGAGCTGAAAGTGTGGATCAAACGGGTGcagaaaagatacatttatgATAATGTTGCTAAAGTCTGGAAGGATTATGACAGGGACAAGGACGATAGAATTTCCTGGGAAGAATACAAACAAGCCACTTACGGTTACTACCTAG GGAACCCTGCAGAGTTTTCCGACACTTCAGATCATCACACCTTTAAAAAGATGCTGCCCCGGGACGAGAGAAGGTTCAAGGCTGCAGACCTCGACGGGGACCTGACAGCCACTCGGGAGGAGTTCACGGCCTTTCTGCACCCCGAGGAGTTTGAGCATATGAAGGAAATTGTGGTGCTG GAAACTCTGGAGGACATCGACAAGAATGGGGATGGCTTTGTGGATCAGGATGAGTATATTG CGGACATGTTTTCCCACGAGGAGAATGGCCCGGAGCCAGACTGGGTTTTGTCAGAACGGGAGCAGTTTGATGAATTCCGGGACCTGAACAAGGATGGGAAGCTGGACAAAGATGAGATCCGCCACTGGATCCTCCCTCAAGACTACGACCACGCACAGGCCGAGGCCAGGCACCTGGTGTACGAGTCAGACAAGAACAAG GACGAGAAGCTGACGAAAGAGGAGATCCTGGAGAACTGGAACATGTTTGTTGGAAGTCAAGCTACCAATTATGGGGAAGACCTCACCAAAAATCACGATGAACTGTGA